The Nodosilinea sp. PGN35 genomic sequence GCGATCGCCACCCCCGCCGCCCCCTCCAAGAGCTGGTGCTGGGTAGTCAAAAACAACCGCATCGCCTCGATAATCTCCGTTTCCGACACCAGCACAAACTCATCCACCAGGGCGCGGCACAGCTCAAAGGTGATCGCCCCCGCTTCAATGCCGCCAGCGGTGCCGTCCGAGAGCGTCGGCAGCGACTCGAGTTCCACCAGATGACCCGCCGCCACGGATCGCGCCATCACTGGGGAATTTTCGGGCTGGCAGCCAACGATGTGAATTTTGGGGTAGACCGACCTCAGGTAGGCGGCAGTACCGGACATCAGCCCGCCGCCGCCCACCGCCACAAACACGGCATCTAGACTATCGATGTCCAGATCCTTGAGCTGGCGGGCGATCTCCACCCCCATGCTGCCCTGGCCTGCAATCACCTGGACGTCGTTGTAGGGCGAAACGTAGGTGGCCCCTGTCTCTTCGGCGTGGCAGCGGGCGGCCAGCTCCGTCAGCAGGGCATCGTTCCCCACCTGCTGCACAGGAATGCCGTACCGTCGAATGGCCGCTAGCTTGGTGGGCGACACCGTTTCGGGTACCCAAATCTGGCCTGCTATACCCAGCTGCGAGAGCCCGTAGGCCACCGCTGCTCCGTGGTTGCCCGAGGAGGCCGCCACCACTCCCCCGTGCCGCTGCTCTGGGGTGAGCGACAGCAGCTTGGCCAGCGCCCCCCGCACTTTGAACGACCCGGTGCGCTGGAGGTTTTCTAGCTTCAAAAGCACCTGACATTGGCTGAGCTGGCTGAGGGCGATGGATAGCTCTAGGGGCGTTTCGACTCCGTAGGGGCGCAGGGTGGGCTCGGTGGCTGAAATGGTGGCGACCAGGGTTTCCAGGGATGGAACAGCGATCGCCACCTGATGGTTTTGAGACATGGGGATTAGCCTGCAAGATTTACTCCGCCTGGGGGCAGAAAGCCCTGGCATAAATCGGAGTCTACAACAGCACTTTGCCCCCTTCCAGGCCGACAGGGCAACTCCATACCTTGGGCGATCGCGCCATACTTTCTAGCCCTTCATTTCTCCATACCCATCGCCATACTTTCTGTAAAGACAGGATCAAAAATTGTGCCTATGGTTAGAGACATCAGCACCCAAACCACAACCCGCCTTCCCCAGGAGCTTGCCGATGAAAACCCTTGTGTTTTGGTTTTATTTTCTGCGCATTTACCCCATGGCCTACTGGCAACCTCGCCGCCGCGAACGATCCGCAGAGCCCAAAAAGACAAAACAAATAATTGACCTTGACACCGAATCAAGAGAGCGAGATTAAGAAATCATCATGCTTATTCGCACTCCATCCCAGAACGGTTTACTGGACGAGTGAACTGCCCAATGCAACGGCAGATAAAATTGCTTCCAATCCAGGGATTCACCCTATGGAGACTGACAATGTCAATGTTGAGCCACAGATTACCCTAAGGCGCGATCGCTCGGGTGAACAGCACTGGACAATTTACGACCCAGCCAGCGATCGATACTCAACTTTCAGAACCCCAGACGAAGTGCTGATCTGGCTCGAAGAACGCCATCGCAGATAGTGTTGCAATGCTGAGCATCAATGGGGCGATCGCCGACATCGACTAAGTGGGTGGGCTAAGGCAAATGTAGGATGGGTTAGCGATAGCGTAACCCATGCTGGCGTCGGGTTTCGTGCCTCACCCAACCTACGTCGTCTTATATTTAATTGCTCCTTCCTACTTACATCCTAGACCATCGTGCCCATCAAAGCCCATAGTGCTTTGCAGTCTCCAGCGAAATATCTGGCAAATGGCGAAGCATGTCATCCCAAGTGGTTTGGGACTGCAAAGCATCTACGACTATCTGAAGCGGCTCAGCCAGAATAGCCTGAAAATCTACCTCGCCAGAGATCTGAGTACGGTAAGCCAGTTGCTCTCTAGGCGGGGTAAATTGGGCATTAACGCCTGCTTTGTTGCCCCTAGGGTCAACCCTATACCAACCAAATTCAGGTAGATGAATGGCATTGAAACCGTGCAAACTATACGGCGCGCCTTGGTCGTCAATGCTCAATCGCTGATAGCAAAACCCAGCTGGAATCTGGTTGGCCCGCAGCAGCGCTGCCAGCAGGTGGCTCTTGGCAAAGCAGTAGCCGGTTTTATGTTTTAACACGTCAGAGGCGCGCCAGGTGACGGGGTTCATCTGGCAATCAACGCTGTGATGAATTTCATCTCGCACCCACTCGAAGCAGGCTTTTGCGATCGCCGTCGGTGTTTCTCTCCCTGATGAGAGCTGCTGGGCAAGCCTCAGAACTTCAGGGTTCTGCCAATCAATAATATCACTGGCGCTTAGATAGTCTTCCATTTTGAGCGTCGTAAATTCTTTGGATTAATTCTAGTCGATTTTTCGATAGTTTTTAGTGGATTGAATGCCAACAAAATATTGGCTGAGGCTATCTGAAGCAATGCCATACTTTCTTTGAGAGACCATACTTTGTTAGTTCAAGTTCCATACTCCAGCCCCATACTTTCTGTAAAGACACATCGCATCGATTTATTTACAGTTTCTTTGCACACAGTGAGTTCAAAATTTTCGGTTGCGAACGTTGGGTACTGACAGCAAGGGTAGTGTCCTGCTGTGCAATACAAAATAACTATTGAAGGAGATCTATATGCCACGGGAGAAATGGTCGTCAAAGGCCGTGTTTATTTTGGCCGCCGTCGGTTCGGCGGTGGGGTTGGGCAACGTCTGGCGCTTCCCGTACCTGGCGGGTCAGTATGGCGGTGGAGCCTTTTTGATTCCCTACCTGATCGCCTTTGTGGTGATGGCCACGCCCATTCTGATGCTGGAGCTAGCCATTGGTCAAAAAATGCAGCAGGGGTCGATCAAATCGCTGCGGCACATGCACCCGGCCTTTGGCGGGGTGGGCCTGCTGGGGGTGATTTCGGCGTTTTTGGTGGTGGCCTATTACGCGGTGGTGATGGCCTGGTGTTTGCTCTATCTGTGGCGATCGCTCACCGTGCCCTGGGCCGATGACCCAAAGGACTTTTTCTTCGGCAACATCCTCCAGATCAGCGACGACGTGGGCCAGCTAGGCGGCTTTAACTGGCCCGTGGTGGCGGCCCTGGCCACCGTCTGGTTGATGATCTACTTCTGCATCTGGCAGGGGCCGAAGAGTGTGGGTAAAGTCGTGCTCTATACGGTGCCGATCCCGGTGGTGGTGCTGGCGGTGCTGTTTGTGCGATCGCTCACGCTGCCGGGGTTTGGGGCAGGCTGGCGGCTCTACCTGACTCCGGTATGGAGCGCTATGCTGTCGCCCGAGGTCTGGACGGCGGCGGCTTCCCAGGCGTTTCTAGGGACTGCGCCGCTACCTCAACGAGGTCAGCCACTGGCCGGTGAGCCGCTGGTGGAATGTTTCGATTAAGTGGCTGGTGCCTATCGTGCTAACGACTCTGCTGGCCACCCAGCTATCGAGCGACCTGCGCACGCCCTACGCGGGCTACCCTGCCTGGGCGCTGGCCCTGGGCTGGGCTACGGTAGGGGTACCTCTAACGCTAGGACTGTCAATGGTGCGGGGCCAGGGGGCCACCGGGGGCGATCGCAAAACCATCAACAGCTAGACCAACAAGTTCCTGAGGATGCGACGCCTCAAGCGGTGATGCTGCCCGCTGCGATCGCTGCTGCCCTCGCCCAGCGCCTCCAGACCCAAACCACCACCGAGGGAGCTTAGCCCGCCATGCCCAGCCTCTACACCTTCACCGACTACTCCCCCGACTGGCCCCTGGCCTTTGAGCAGGCGGCAAATCAACTGCGATCGCACCTGGGCGACGACCTGGTTGCCATTCACCACATCGGCAGTACCTCGGTGCCGGGGCTGGCGGCCAAGCCGATCATTGACCTGCTGCCCGTGGCCCGATCCATTACGGCCATCAAAGCAAAAACGCCCCAGCTCGAAGCCGCAGGCTACCGGGCCTGGGGCGAATACGGTCTACCGGGGCGGTGGTACTTCACCCGCGACGAGGACGGCTACCGCACCCACAACATCCACATCTACGGTCAGGGCGACCCCGATATTGAGCGCCACCTGGCCTTTCGCGACTACCTGAGAAACCACCCCAAAGTGCGCGACGAGTATGCTGCCGTCAAGCGGGCCGCCTACGCCCAACACCCGGCGGATATTGGCGGCTACAGCGACCACAAACACGGCTGGATTCAGACCGTAGAAGCCCAGGCACTGGCCTGGTATCGCCAGTCCATTTGATGGAACGGGGACGCGGTTTTTTGCAACAGAGAGAGAATAGAACTCGCTAACCCCCAAACAGGTCAGCAGACCGTCCCTGGGCACCAGCCGCGATAGAGTACCCGCCCCCCTAACCCTTGCAGATCAATTGAATTGCGGTGCTGGAAAAGGTGGCCGCAGAAAACGTCCTATTGCTCAGGTTCTGGGAAAACTAACGGAGAATGGTTTCCCCTGCCCCCTGTATGTGTCCTGCTTTTGTTGACGTTACCGCTTCTGTAGACCGCACAACATCGGTTGCCGAGGTGGTGCGTTTGATGGGCAATAGCCAACCGCGACTTGCCTGTGTTTTTGTCGTTGACGGAGAAAATTTGGTCGGCAGTTTTACTGAGGAAGCGCTGCTGCCGCTGGTGGCCCAGGGGCGGGGCCTCGCTGAGCTGACCATCGGTGAGGTGATGCAGACACCGGCAGTTAGCGTGCGGCAGTCTGACCTCAACAACATCTCCATTCCAGCCGGGCTTTTGCAGCAGCACGGCACCGACTATCTGGCCGTGGTGGACGAACAGGGGGGGCTGGCGGGGGCGATTAGCGCAAAAAGTTTGCAGCCCCACCTGTGGGAGGTGCTTCAGGGGCAGCAGGTCGAACTCGCGCACCAGCGGGAGCAAATCACCTCTCTGGGTCAAAGCGCCGCCCAGTATCAGTCTTTGCTCCAGGCGCTGCCCGACTTGATCGTCCGCACCTCGGCAGCGGGCGTCTATCTCGAATGCGTCGGCTCCGCTGACTTCGAGCTCTACTGTGGCGATGCCGCCCTGGTGGGCAAGGGGGGCGACGAGATCTTGACCGCCGAGCTGGCCACCCAGCGCCTGAAGTACATTCGGCAGGCCTTGCAGACTGGAAAGCTGCAAATCTACGAGCAGCAGATTGTAATCAACGGCACCCTGCGCACCGAGGAAGTGAGAATCAGTGTCTGCGGCGACGGCGAAGTGCTGGTGATCGTGCGCGACATTACCGATCGCAAAAACCTGGAAGACACTAACCGCGCCATCCTCGAAGCAATTCCCGATCTGCTGGTTCGCGTCAATCGCCAGGGAGGATGTCTAGGCATTTTGAGGGGCGACTCGGTGAAGCGAGTGCTGCTGCCGCCCTCAGATTTCTCCAGCTACACGATCTACGACGTGCTGCCCCACACCCTGGCGCAGCAGAGAGTCCAGATGGCCCAGCAGGCGCTGGATACGGGCACGGTTCAACTTTACGAGCAGCCAATTGAGATCGACGGCGAGCTGTGCTGGGAAGAGGTGCGGGTTAGCCCCGTCAACCCCGATGAAGTCCTGTTCATGATTCGCGATATTAGCGAGCGAAAACGCAATGAGGCTGAGGGCCAGCTCTGCTCGCTGGCCCTGCAGCAGAGCGAGGCCACCCAGCGGGCCATTCTTAGGGCCATTCCCGATCTCTTGGTGCGGGTGAGTGCCGAGGGGCGCTACCTCGATTTTATCGGCCCCGATCGCAGCTTCAATCTCTTTGAGCCCGCCCTGGTGACCCCCGACGGGGCGATCGCCGATCTGCTGCCGCCGGAGATAGCCCAGCCCCAGCTGGCCGCCATTCAGCGAGCCTTGGAGACGCGGGAGCTTCAGGTTTACGAACAGCAAATTCAGGTGGGCGGTCAGTTCCGCGACGAAGAAGTCCGGGCGATCTGCATTGGCAACAATGAGGTGCTGTTGATGATTCGCGATATCAGCGAGCAGCAAGCCGCCCTGCGAGAACGTAAACAGATAGAGGCAATGCTGCGCCAGAGCGAGGCCCAGAGCCGGGCCATTCTGTCTGCCATTCCTGACTTGATGTTCCGCACCACGGCAGATGGGATGTACCTGGAGTACATCGCCAGTCGGCGCGTCACCGATCTGATTCCCGCCACGGTGATCTCTGTGGGACAGTCAATGGTGGATCTGCTGCCGCCTGAGGTGGCCCAACGCCACCTGGCTGCCATTCGGCGCGCCCTAGACACCCGCACCCTGCAAGTTTATGAGCAGCAGATTCAGATTGGCGATCGCACCCAGTACGAGGAAGTGCGGGTGATCGCCGCTGGCGATCACGAAGTGCTGTTTATGATTCGCGATATCACCGATCGCAAACAGGCCGAAATCGCCCTTCAAGCAATGAATCTCGAGCTAGAGACGCGGGTTGCCCAGCGCACAGCGGCCCTCCAGGAAAGCGAGGAGCGCTGGCAGCTTGCCCTCCAGGGCAGCAATGCTTCCCTCTGGGACTGGAATGTGAAAACCGGTAAGGTCTTTCGCACTAGGCGCTGGCACGAGCTGCGGGGGCTGGCGGCAGGTACCGTGAGCGAAAATCCCGCAGCATGGTCTGATCGCATTCACCCCGATGACCGCGATCGCGTTCTGACGGCAATGGCTGACCATCTCGCCCAAAAGACAACCTTTTACCAGCAGGAATACCGCCTCCGCCATGAGGACGGTCACTACCTGTGGATTCTTGACCGGGGCCAGGCCATCTGGGATGAGGCCGGTAACCCCACTCGCATCATCGGTTCCGAGATGGACATTACCCAGCGGAAAAGGGCCGAACTAGAAGCCCAGACGCTAAAGCAGCAGCTAGAGTTTGTGCTGTCCTCCAGCCCGGCGGCCATCTTCACCTGTCAACCTGCGGGTGACTATGCAACCACCTTTATGAGCGACAACATTGTCAACGTAAGCGGATATACGTCGGCAGAATTTTTGTCCCGCCCCGACTTCTGGACGATCCACCTCCATCCCGAAGATGCCCCGCGCCTGTGGGCAGAGCTACCGGCCCTGTTTGGGCAGGGGCATCACGTCCATGAATATCGGTTCTTGCACAAAGCTGGACACTATATCTGGGTACGCAGCGAACTGCGGCTGATCCGCGATGCCCAGGGCACACCGGTCGAAATCGTGGGCTACTTTGCCGATATCGGCGATCGCAAAGCCATTGAGCACCAGCTCCGCAAAAGCGAAGCCGCCCTGGCCGAAGCTCAGCGCATGGTGCATTTGGGCAGTTGGGAAGTCGATGTAGCTACCCAACAATTGAGCTGGTCCGATGAACTGTTCCAGATCTTTGGGTTTAACCCGAGCGAGCCTGAACCGGCCTATGCAGAGCATTTCAACCTCATTCACCCGGAGGATCGCGATCGGCTAGAGCAGTATGTGGAGCAGGCTATGCGGCAGGGCACCCCCTACGAAATCGAGCTGCGAATTTTTCGGGCGGACGGCAGCATCGGCTATCTAGACGCACGGGGTAAAGCCAAACTGGATGACCAGGGGCAAGTCACCACCATTTTGGGGACGGCTCTAGACATTACGGAGCGCAAAGTTGCCGAACTCGAGCGGCAAAACCTGTCTAACCGCCTGGCCCTCGCTTTAAGATCGGGCGCAATTGGCTGTTGGGACTGGGATATTCAGCAAAACACCATCCTCTGGGATGAGCGGATGTATGAACTCTACGGTGCCACCGACTCTGCCAACGCTGTGCCCTACGAGATTTGGGCCAGCAGTATTCATCCCGACGAC encodes the following:
- a CDS encoding PAS domain-containing protein; this translates as MCPAFVDVTASVDRTTSVAEVVRLMGNSQPRLACVFVVDGENLVGSFTEEALLPLVAQGRGLAELTIGEVMQTPAVSVRQSDLNNISIPAGLLQQHGTDYLAVVDEQGGLAGAISAKSLQPHLWEVLQGQQVELAHQREQITSLGQSAAQYQSLLQALPDLIVRTSAAGVYLECVGSADFELYCGDAALVGKGGDEILTAELATQRLKYIRQALQTGKLQIYEQQIVINGTLRTEEVRISVCGDGEVLVIVRDITDRKNLEDTNRAILEAIPDLLVRVNRQGGCLGILRGDSVKRVLLPPSDFSSYTIYDVLPHTLAQQRVQMAQQALDTGTVQLYEQPIEIDGELCWEEVRVSPVNPDEVLFMIRDISERKRNEAEGQLCSLALQQSEATQRAILRAIPDLLVRVSAEGRYLDFIGPDRSFNLFEPALVTPDGAIADLLPPEIAQPQLAAIQRALETRELQVYEQQIQVGGQFRDEEVRAICIGNNEVLLMIRDISEQQAALRERKQIEAMLRQSEAQSRAILSAIPDLMFRTTADGMYLEYIASRRVTDLIPATVISVGQSMVDLLPPEVAQRHLAAIRRALDTRTLQVYEQQIQIGDRTQYEEVRVIAAGDHEVLFMIRDITDRKQAEIALQAMNLELETRVAQRTAALQESEERWQLALQGSNASLWDWNVKTGKVFRTRRWHELRGLAAGTVSENPAAWSDRIHPDDRDRVLTAMADHLAQKTTFYQQEYRLRHEDGHYLWILDRGQAIWDEAGNPTRIIGSEMDITQRKRAELEAQTLKQQLEFVLSSSPAAIFTCQPAGDYATTFMSDNIVNVSGYTSAEFLSRPDFWTIHLHPEDAPRLWAELPALFGQGHHVHEYRFLHKAGHYIWVRSELRLIRDAQGTPVEIVGYFADIGDRKAIEHQLRKSEAALAEAQRMVHLGSWEVDVATQQLSWSDELFQIFGFNPSEPEPAYAEHFNLIHPEDRDRLEQYVEQAMRQGTPYEIELRIFRADGSIGYLDARGKAKLDDQGQVTTILGTALDITERKVAELERQNLSNRLALALRSGAIGCWDWDIQQNTILWDERMYELYGATDSANAVPYEIWASSIHPDDRSVTEALLQQAVLGQAVYEPEFRVIHGDGSILHIKAYGMVVHDSEGHPKSMIGVNLDISERKRSETERQQAEDRLQQINEQLLLTNAELDRATRLKDEFLANMSHELRTPLNAILGLSEGLKEHVFGSLSDRQRQAVETIERSGTHLLDLINDILDLSKIEADKLELETALVSVQYLCESSLTFVRQLALSKGIGLSLECAPATPDIVLDERRIRQVLINLLSNAVKFTPADGRVILWARAEARNGRNYLKLSISDTGIGIHPDDIAKLFQPFMQIDSSLSRHYSGTGLGLALVRKMVELHGGKVSVASKINQGSCFTLELPYLTESSRPAIATLCPPAQPNTDDRLLGTEGSAAPAVTQPAIETSLILLAEDNDMNVATVSSYLTALGYHLIYAKNGQVAVELAQTQSPDLILMDIQMPDMDGLEAMQLIRTDERCTHIPIVALTALAMPGDRERCLAAGASHYLAKPFKMKELKGLIQQLLPSA
- a CDS encoding transglutaminase family protein, yielding MEDYLSASDIIDWQNPEVLRLAQQLSSGRETPTAIAKACFEWVRDEIHHSVDCQMNPVTWRASDVLKHKTGYCFAKSHLLAALLRANQIPAGFCYQRLSIDDQGAPYSLHGFNAIHLPEFGWYRVDPRGNKAGVNAQFTPPREQLAYRTQISGEVDFQAILAEPLQIVVDALQSQTTWDDMLRHLPDISLETAKHYGL
- a CDS encoding sodium-dependent transporter, giving the protein MPREKWSSKAVFILAAVGSAVGLGNVWRFPYLAGQYGGGAFLIPYLIAFVVMATPILMLELAIGQKMQQGSIKSLRHMHPAFGGVGLLGVISAFLVVAYYAVVMAWCLLYLWRSLTVPWADDPKDFFFGNILQISDDVGQLGGFNWPVVAALATVWLMIYFCIWQGPKSVGKVVLYTVPIPVVVLAVLFVRSLTLPGFGAGWRLYLTPVWSAMLSPEVWTAAASQAFLGTAPLPQRGQPLAGEPLVECFD
- a CDS encoding GrpB family protein, with amino-acid sequence MPSLYTFTDYSPDWPLAFEQAANQLRSHLGDDLVAIHHIGSTSVPGLAAKPIIDLLPVARSITAIKAKTPQLEAAGYRAWGEYGLPGRWYFTRDEDGYRTHNIHIYGQGDPDIERHLAFRDYLRNHPKVRDEYAAVKRAAYAQHPADIGGYSDHKHGWIQTVEAQALAWYRQSI
- a CDS encoding threonine/serine dehydratase; translated protein: MSQNHQVAIAVPSLETLVATISATEPTLRPYGVETPLELSIALSQLSQCQVLLKLENLQRTGSFKVRGALAKLLSLTPEQRHGGVVAASSGNHGAAVAYGLSQLGIAGQIWVPETVSPTKLAAIRRYGIPVQQVGNDALLTELAARCHAEETGATYVSPYNDVQVIAGQGSMGVEIARQLKDLDIDSLDAVFVAVGGGGLMSGTAAYLRSVYPKIHIVGCQPENSPVMARSVAAGHLVELESLPTLSDGTAGGIEAGAITFELCRALVDEFVLVSETEIIEAMRLFLTTQHQLLEGAAGVAIAAFLQQAQRFQGQTVAIAICGANISLPKLKSILP